The Subtercola sp. PAMC28395 genome segment AGTCATGGTACGACCGGCTCGATGCGGAACAGCTGAGCGACTTGACCCATCGGCATCAGAAGGCCGACCAGGTGGACAGCGCCATTGCAAAACGCACAGAAGCGGCCCTGGCAAAGGCACGCACACGCGACAGTGCACACGTCTTCACCAAGCTGGTCGGTGTGGTCGACGGCCGATTGAAGATCCTCGCGAACCCACCGCTGATCGTGCCCGTCGAAGATCTCGACACCTCGGAACGCACGCTCGAAGAAGAGCAGCAGAACATGAAGAGGCTCATCGAGCGGTACCAGAACACACTGATCGACCAGCATCACCCCATCAGGGAGTTCACCTACCTGCACATGGCACGAAAGGTGGTCGGTGTCGGCAGTGTCGGCACCCGCGCGTGGGTGTTGCTCTTCGAGGGCCGCGATGCCGGTGACCCGCTGCTGCTTCAGGCGAAAGAGGCCCAGGCATCGGTTCTCGAACGATTCCTGCCGCCCAGCATCTACCAGACGCACGGCGAACGAGTCGTTCGTGGCCAGCGGATGATGCAGTCTGCCAGCGACATCTTTCTGGGCTGGCATTCACTCATCGGGTTCGACGGCATCGATCGCGACTTCTACCTGCGGCAACTTCACGACTGGAAGGGATCGGTCGACGTCGAGAACATGGTCGTGAAGGGCGCGCTGATCTACGCCCAGGTCTGCGGCGAGACCTTAGCCCGCGCGCACGCGCGTTCCGGCGACCGGGTCGCGATAGCGGCCTACATCGGCAAGGGCACTGAGTTCGATGAAGCGATCACCTCGTTCGCGACCGAGTACGCCGACCAGAACGAGAAGGACTACGACGCCTTCGCAGCGGCCGTGGCGTCGGGACGACTCGTGGCGCAGAGCGGTCTCTGACGATCACGCCCTGGCTCGATAATTGACCTATGCACGAACACTCCGAAAGCAGCCACGCCGAGACGGTCGCCGCCCAGCCGAACAACCCCCAGGAATTCTGGGAGGGCCACTACGGCCAGCGCGACCAGATCTGGAGCGGCAACCCGAACCCGCTGCTGGTGCGCGAGGCCGAGCGACTCCCCGCGGGCCGGGCTCTGGATCTCGGGTGCGGCGAGGGCGCCGATGCCGTGTGGCTGGCAACGCAGGGCTGGCAGGTCACCGCAGTCGATGTCTCGTCGACCGCACTCGAGCGCGGCAGGGCGGCAGCTGTCCGGGCGAGCGTCGATGAGCTGATCGACTGGCAACAGCACGACCTGGGTGAATCCTTCCCTGACGCCGAATTCGATCTCGTGTCTGCCCAGTTCCTGCAGTCACCCATCCCGCTCGACCGCGAGCGCATCCTGCAGAAGGCTCTCGATTCACTCGCACCTGGCGGCAGTCTGCTCATCGTGGGGCACGCAGAGTTTCCGCCGTGGTCGAAGATGGCTCACGCCGGCGAACCTCTGCCCAGCGCCCAGGAGGTGCTCGACTCCCTGCACCTCGACCCGCGTGGCTGGGTCACGAAGCTCTGCTCTGAAGAGCCTCGCTCCGTCGTGGGCCCCGACGGGAACCGGGTCACCCTCGTTGACAGCGTTGTGATGGTGACCAGAGCGACACCTTCGCCCGCCTGAGCACCTCTACTCGCCTCTCAGGCGCAACTCTGCGTCGATTCACCCGGAACGAGTTCAGCTGGGCGAAGCTCAGCTGACCGGAACCAGCGTGTACTTCGTCTCGAGGTACTCGTGGATGCCCTCGAGCCCGCCCTCGCGGCCGATGCCCGATTGCTTGACCCCGCCGAACGGCGCCGAGGCGTTGGAGACCACTCCGGTATTCAGCCCCATCATTCCTGTGTCGAGCTGGTCGATCAGGCGGTGCCCCCGGGCCAGGTCCTGGGTGAAGGCGTAGCTGACGAGCCCGTATTCCGTGGCGTTCGCCAGGCGGATTGCCTCTTCGTCTGTCGTGAAGGTCACGATACCGAGCACCGGGCCGAAGATCTCCTCTTTCAGCATCCGGGCGTCGCTGGTCACGCCCGAGAGCACGGTCGGCTCGTAGAACGAACCAGCGCCTTCGATCTGGTGGCCGCCGGTGAGTACTGTCGCGCCCTTGCTCACCGCGTCGTCGACAAGGCTCTTGGTCGACGCGACCGCTTTGCGGTCGACGAGCGGGCCGATAGTGACGCCGTCTTCTGTGCCAGGGCCGACAACAAACGCGCCGACCCGCTTCGCGATGCGGCTCGCGAATTCCTCGGCGACCGATTCGTGCACGATGAACCGGTTCGCCGCCGTGCACGCCTGGCCGATGTTGCGGAATTTCGCAATCATGGCACCGTCGACGGCCTTGTCGAGGTCGGCATCACCGAAGACGATGAAGGGGGCGTTTCCACCAAGTTCCATCGAGGTGCGCAGGATTCCGTCGGCTGCCTGCTTCATGAGCGTGCGGCCCACTTCGGTCGAGCCCGTGAAGCTGAGCTTGCGCAGACGCGGGTCGGCGATGATCGGGCCTGAGACATCGCGCGAGGTGCTCGTCGTGATGACGTTGACCACACCCTTGGGCAGGCCTGCTTCTTCGAGGATGCTCGCGAGGAACAGCGTCGTAAGTGGAGTGAGTTCAGCGGGCTTGACGACTACTGTGCACCCAGCGGCCAGCGCCGGTGCGATCTTGCGCGTGGCCATGGCGAGCGGAAAGTTCCAGGGCGTGATCAGGAATGACGGCCCCACCGGGCGCTGGGAGACGATCGCGTGACCTGTGCCCTCAGGGTTGAGCGAGTAACGCCCACTGATGCGCACCGCTTCTTCGCTGAACCACCGCAGGAATTCGCTGCCATAGGCGACTTCGCCCAGGGCCTCTGCCAGAGGTTTGCCCATTTCGAGCGTCATGAGCAGCGCGAAGTCGTGCTTGCGCTGCTGCACCAGGTCGAAGGTTCGGCGCAGGATCTCGCCACGAACACGCGGCGCCGTCGCGGCCCAGCTGTCTGCGGCGTCGACCGCGGCGTCGAGAGCCCGCATTCCGTCGGCCGCCGAGGCATCGGCAATCGTCGTCAGGGCTTCGCCGTTCGCGGGGTTGCTGACGGTCAGGGTCTTTCCGCCATCAGCTCCGACCCACTCGCCTGCGATGAACAAGCTGGTCGGGATGCTCGCTACGAGGGCGCTCTCAGACAACGACACAGTGACTCCTTCGACAGAAAAACTCCTCCCTCCATCTTCGCAGAGCCACAACCCCTCGGGCCGCGGTACTACCGGGCGACCGGCTCGAGTCGCACGACGATCGCCTTCGACACGGGCGTGTTGCTCCTGTCGGCCGCGCTCGCCAGCGGAATGAGCACATTCGCTTCGGGGAAGTAGGCCGCCGCGCATCCCTTCGCCGTCGGGTACGAAACGACCCGGTAGTTGCGCAGAACGCGGTCGGCGTCATCCTTCCACTCGCTGAAGATGTCGACCCGTTGGCCGTCGGTAAGACCGAGTTCGGCGATGTCGTCGGGATTCACGAAGATGACGTCGCGACCGTTCTTGATGCCGCGGTACCGGTCGTTCAGGCTGTAGATCGTGGTGTTGTACTGGTCGTGAGAGCGGAGAGTCTGCAGGATCAGTCGCCCCTCCGGCCGCTCCAGCGGCTCAAGATGATTGACGGTGATCATTGCCTTGCCTGTCGCGGTGGCGAATGTTCGGGAATCGCGGGGGCCGTTGGGCAGAACGAATCCGCCCTTGCGCCTCACCTGGGCGTTGAAATTCTCGAAGCCCGGAACCACACGGCCGATGTGGTCGCGAATCACGTCGTAGTCGCGCTCGAATCCGGCCCAGTCGATCGGCACGGTGTCGCCGAGGGTCGCACGGGCCAGGCGGGTGACGATGGAGATCTCGGAGAGAAGGCTGGGTGCGACCGGCGCGACCCGGCCATGCGTTGCGTGCACGGCGCACACGCTGTCTTCGACCGACATGAATTGCGGGCCGGTCGCCTGCAGGTCGACCTCGGTTCGACCCATCGTCGGGAGAATCAGCGCCTCCTCGCCCACGACCGCGTGCGAGCGATTCAGTTTGGTCGACACCTGCACCGTCATCTCTGTGCCGTGCATCGCCGCTTCGGCCGCTGCCGTATCGGAGATCGCGGCGACGAGGTTGCCACCCATCGAGAACCAGAACTTGATCTCGCCGCGTTGCATCGATTCGATCGCCTTCAGCGAGTCGGTGCCGTGCTCGCGCGGCGGGTCGAAGCCGAACTCTTTCTGCAGGGCGTCGAGGAAGGTGTCGCTCATCTGCTCCCACACGCCCATGGTGCGGTCGCCCTGAACATTGCTGTGACCGCGGATGGGCGACGCCCCTGCACCGGGCTTGCCGATATTGCCGCGCAACAGCAACAGGTTGATGATCTCGCGGAGCGTCTCGACGGCCTTCTTGTGCTGGGTGAGGCCCATGGCCCAGGTGATGATCACCCGATCGGCGGCGATGTAGCGTCCGGCAAGCTCGTCGATCTCAGCGCTGCTCAGCCCGGTCGCCTCGAGTACTTCCGACTCGTCGAGATTCGCCAGATGGGCCTGCAACTCCTCGAGCCCGAGTGTGTGGGCACTCAAGAACTCGTGGTCGAGTACCGTGCCGGGTCGCTCTCGTTCGGCATCGAGCACCCTCTTGCCGACCGCCTGCAGCAGAGCCATGTCGCCGCCGGAACGGATCTGCAGGAACTGGTCGGAGAGCGTCGTACCACGACCAGCAATGCCGCGCACAGTCTGGGGGTTCTTGTAGCGCATCAACCCTGCTTCGGGCAGCGGATTCACCGAGACGATCTTCGCCCCGTTCCGCTTCGCGTCTTCGAGCGCGGTGAGCATACGCGGGTGGTTGGTGCCCGGGTTCTGACCCATGATGATGATCAGATCGGTGTTCTCGAAGTCGTCATAGGCAATCGTCGACTTGCCGATACCGATGGTCTCGCCAAGAGCAGTGCCCGTCGATTCATGGCACATGTTCGAGCAGTCGGGCAGATTGTTCGTGCCGAACGCTCGAACGAAGAGTTGGTACACGAACGCCGTCTCATTGGCCGTTCGCCCGCTCGTGTAGAAGGCGGCCTGATCGGGCGAGTCGAGGGAGTTCAGTTTCTCGGCCACGAGGGCGAAAGCCTTCTCCCAGCTGACCGGCACATAGTGGTCTGAGCCTTTCGCCTTGTACACCGGTTCCACGAGTCGGCCCTGCATTCCGAGCCAGTACTCCGACTTGGTGAGGAGCTCGCTGACCGGTGTCTCGGCCCAGAACGATGAGGGAATCGTCACCGGGGTCGCCTCCCATGTGACCGCTTTCGCACCGTTCTCGCAGAACTCCAGCGCCTTGCGCTCGTCGGGATCGGGCCAGGCGCAGCTCATGCAGTCGAAGCCGTCTTTCTGGTTGATCGACGTGAAGAGCTGGGCAGTGCGCGTCAGCCCGAGCTGCCTGATGGCCGGTTCCATCGAATGGAAGATGGCGGGAAGCCCGACAGCGACATCCTCTGCATGCCCGACCCGCAGATCGGGGTACTCCTCCGAGCCCGACGCAGCACCCGTCTCCACATCGTGTCGCCCCGCGCCGTTCACAGTGCCACGGCGTTCGTCAGTTCGGATTCCGGCCGAACAGAGTGCTCGGCATCTCCGCCCGGCGACACCACGATCCGCTCGGGCGAAGAGTAGACGACCATCGACGGGGCTCGCAGAAAGCCCACCACGGTCATCCCGAGTTCCGCCGCCAGCTCGACGGCGAGCGATGAGGGGGCCGAAACGGCGGCCAGAATCGGGATGCCCGCCATCGACGCCTTCTGCGCCAATTCGAAACTCGCCCGACCAGACACCATCAGCACCGTTCTGCGAAGCGGCAAGAGCCCTTCGGTGAGCGCCCAGCCGATCACCTTATCGACGGCGTTGTGGCGGCCGACATCTTCGCGCACGACGAGCAGTTCACCGGTCTCGGCGTCGAAGAGCCCGGCGGCGTGCAGTCCGCCTGTCTTGTCGAACACGCCCTGGTGTTCCCTCAGGCGCTCGGGAAAGCCGACCAGCAGTTCGGCGGCGATGCGTGTGGCGTCGTCGGCGATGTCGAAGCGCGACCGGGTGCGCACGGCGTCGATGCTCGCCTTGCCGCACAGCCCGCACGAACTTGTGGTGTAGAAGTTTCGTTCGAGGCTCGGGTCGGGCGCAGGGACGCCCACACCGAGGGTGACGTCGAGCACGTTGAAGGTGTTCTCCCCGTCGTCGTTGGTGCCAGCACAATACCGAGCGCCGTTGTACTCGCCCTGCGCCGCAACGACACCCTCAGACACCAAAAAGCCGGCGGCCAGCTCGAAGTCGTGACCTGGCGTGCGCATCGTGATCGCGAGCGCTCTACCCCCGACCCTGATCTCCAGCGGTTCCTCAACCGCGAGCAAGTCTTCCCGCTGACGGGCCGGCTCTCCGACGGTTATTCTCGTGACGCGGCGCCTTGCAGTGATTCGACCCATGATGCATGCCTATCACCCCCGAGCACGGGGCACAACGGGACTGCCCGAGTCCCCGGGGTATGCACTGATGGGATCTTCTGTCGCCGTCGAAATAGTCGAGTACCGAATGGCCCCCGACATAGAGTGAAGGCATGGACTTCGACTGCGTGGTGCTCGCCGGCGGCCGCTCGTCTAGGCTCAACGGCTACCCGAAGCCCTCGATCACCGTCGCAGGCAGCTCGTTGCTCGACCGCACGCTCGCCGCGGCAACGGATGCCCGGCAGACCGTCATCGTCGCAGATCCCTCCACCGTGCCTCACGTCCCCGGCACCCTCCTCGTGCGGGAGAACCCACCCTTCTCCGGCCCGGCGTCGGCCCTCGCAGCCGGATTACATGCCCTGCAGCAGAACACGGCACGTCCCAGCGAATACACGCTCGTACTGGCCTGCGACATGCCCGGAGTCGGGAGCGCGGTGCAGCAGCTTCTTCGGGCAGCGGGAGGAACATGCGACGCGACGACGGAGGCCAGGAATGACGGGCTGATTGCGATCGATGGCTCCGGGCATCCACAGCATCTACTCGGGCTGTACCGCACGGCCGCACTCATCTCTGCCATCACCGCGGCTGGAGGCGGGCCCGACGCATCGAAGGGCGTGGCGGGGCTCTCCATGCGCTCGCTCCTCGGGCCGCTCACGCTCAAGCCGGTGCATCTGCACGACGACTCGAGCGACGACATCGACACCTGGGCTGACGCACTGCGATTTCGGGCGCAACCAGGCGGCCCGCCCAGACGCAGCGCCGACCCAGCAGACCACGCAACAGACCACGCAGGAACAGCAAGGAGTCACGTCATGAGCACACCGGCCGTACCGTCAGAGGGCACTGACGCAGGAGGCACTGACGTAGGAGGCACTGACGCAGGTGGCACTGACGCCCCGAAGCAGGCAGATGACCAGTCCGCGGTGCTGGCGCGCTGGGCCCAGGCCCTCTGCGCCGAGCTGGAGCTGGGCGAAACGCCGGTCGACATCGACACGATCCTCTCGCTCGCGGGAACTGCAGCGCACGCCGTGACCCGCCCCGCCGCGCCACTCACGACGTACCTCGTGGGCTTCGCCGCTGGGCGCGCCGCGGCTCAGGGCACAGATGTTGCCGAGGCCTTCACCGGGGCGAGTGACGCGGCACGCACGCTCGCCGAAAGCTGGGCCCCACCGAGCGACGAGCCCGATGCCTCCCGCTGACCTGACACCCGCTCATGCGCTCGGAGGCGGCGCTCCCGGCGAAGTGCAACCGGCCATGGGGCGACAGATCGAGGTGGCACACAACGCGACGGGTCGAACAGCACAGCGCAGCTCTCTTCCCTGGGCCGAGGCATATGCCGCCGCTGCGGGAGCGGCAGAGGCGTTGCCCGCCGAACAGATCGAGCTTTCCGAGGCCGCCGGTCGAGTGCTCGCTGCCGACGTGACAGCCCAACACGACGTACCGCATTACGCCTCCTCGGCGATGGACGGCTGGGCGGTCGCCGGTTCCGGCCCCTGGAATGTCGCGGACCCACTGGGCGGCCACCTGGGCGACGCAACGGTCGACGGGCAGCTGCGGCCGGGCCGTGCTCTCCCGATCGTCACCGGTGCACTCGTTCCCGAGGGAGCCGACGCCGTGCTCCGTTCCGAGAATGGGGAAGTGCGCGCGGGCCACCTCACCCTCAATACAGCGGGCATCTCCGCCGGCGACCCTCACCCCGGCCAGCACATCCGCCCGCGAGCCCAGGAGGCGCGCGAGGGAGACCTGGTGATCGCCCGAGGCACTGTGGTGAACCCGGCGCACATCGCCGTCGCGGCGCTCTGCGCCCTCGACACACTTCTTGTTGTGCGACAGCCCAGAGTCGCCTTCGTCTTCACCGGCGACGAGGTCGACGAACGTGGCACACCGAAGCCCGGTCGTGTGCGCGACACCTTCGGCCCACAGCTCCCCTCTGGCTTCCGGATGCTCGGGGCCCTCCCACTCGGCAGCCGCCGTTGCCCCGATGACCTCGAGGCGACCATCGCTGCCGTGGCCGAGGCCTCCGCCGGGGCCAATCTCCTCGTCACCACGGGGGGAACGGGCGGCTCACCCGCGGACCACCTGCGCTCAGCGCTTCGAACACTCAAGGCGCGCATCCTCATCGACGGGGTCGCCATGCGACCCGGCAGCCCCACTCTTCTCGCACGTCTGCCTAGCGGAACATTCGTCATCTGCTTGCCAGGCAACCCGCTCGCCGCGATGATGGGCGTGCTCACGGTGGCAGTGCCCCTCGTGGCCGCACTCAGCGGAGACCTCAGCGTGAGTTCCGCCCCGCGGAGCTCACGGGCGGTGGCGGGCGCTGCGCTGGCCGGCAAAGCAGAAACCACCCTGCTCCTGCCCGGCACCCTGCTCGACGGCGTCGCGACCCCGAACCCGTGGACCGGCTCAGGAATGATGCGCGGCCTCGCCGAGGCGGACGGAGTACTCGTCGTTCCGAGTGACGGCATCGAGGCGGGCGAACCGGTTCGGGTGTTGAAGCTCCCCTGGCCGCAGCGCTGAGCTGCCGGCCCTATCCGTAACGAGAGATACCGGCGGCAGACCTCCCTGTCACCGACCTCGGAACTCGTCATCGCGCCATTCGACGGCGACCACGACTCCCCGGGCGATGTGCTCCTCGCGCTCGCGCAGTTCGACCCTGCGGATCTTGCCCGAGATCGTCTTCGGCAGCTCGAAGAACTCCACCCGCCGGATCCTCTGGAACGGGGCCAGCCGCTCGCGGGCGAAAACCAGGATCGACTGTGCGGTCTCGGCCGAGGGCTCGAAGCCGGCGGCGAGAGCTACGTATGCCTTCGGAACAGAGAGGCGCAGATCATCCGGTGCCGGTACGATCGCCGCTTCGAGAACGGCAGGATGCTCGACCAGTGCACTCTCGAGCTCGAACGGGCTGATCTTGTAGTCCGAGGCCTTGAAGACATCGTCGGTTCGCCCGATGTAGGTGATGTAGCCGTCGGAATCGCGTGACGCGAGGTCGCCTGTGTGAAAGTAGCCGTCGTGGATCGCTTCGGCCGTGCGTTGAGGGTCGTTGACGTAGGCGGTCATCAGGTTCGTCGGGCGCATCGAGGCGGTCTGGCTGCCCTGGGCCACGGCGCCACTGAGGTCGACGCAGATCTCCCCTTCCTCGGCAGGCTCCCCGGTCAGCGGGTCGAGCAGAACGATGGGGCAGCCGGGCAGGGGGCGGCCCATCGAGCCGTCTTTCAGTGCCGTCCCCGGTGTGTTCGCAACGACTGCCGTCATCTCGGTCTGACCGTAACCATCGCGGATGGTGAGTCCCCAGCTGCTGCGGACCTGCCCGATGACCTCCGGGTTCAGCGGCTCACCGGCCGAGATCGCCTCGCGCAGCGAACCGGGGCCCGCCGAAAGGTCACTCTTGATCAGCATGCGCCACACCGTCGGCGGCGCGCAGAAGGAGGTCACCTTCTCCGACCTCAGGGTCTGGAGCAGGCGCGACGGGTCGAATCGCGCGTAGTTGGAGATGAAGATGGTCGCCTCGGCGATCCACGGGGCGAAGAAGCAGCCCCAGGCGTGCTTGGCCCAGCCGGGCGAACTGACGGTGAGGTGCACATCGCCGGGTCGAAGGCCCAGCCAGTACATCGTGCTCAGATGCCCGACCGGATAGGAGACCTGGGTGTGCTCGACCAGCTTCGGCCGCTGGGTGGTACCTGAGGTGAAGTAGAGCAGTAGCGGGTCGTCGGGCTGGGTGCCAGGGTGTGGGAGCGGCTCGGCAGGAGTGTCGAATGCTTCTACGAAATCGAGCCAGCCCGCAGGGCCCGGCCCGACGCTGATCCGCGTGTAGTCGCCCGGTACCGTGTCGAACTTGGCGGCATCCGCACCGTCGGCGATGACGTGCAGCACACCACCGCGTTCCACCCGGTCGACGAGGTCTGCCGAACCATATGCCGTGGTCGTCGGCAGAATGACGGCCCCGATCTTCATCACTGCGAGCATGCTCTCCCACAGCTCCACCTGGTTGCCCAGCATGAGCATGACGGCGTCGCCCTTGCCGATCCCGTGTGCCTTCAGCCAGGCGCCGAGTTGATCGGAGCGTGTCGCGAGCTCGTCGAAGGTGCGCCGGATGCTCGATCCGTCCTCCTCGACGATGATGAGCGCCTCCCGTGGGTTGCCCCGGGCGATCTCGTCAAACCAGTCGACGCCCCAGTTGAAGCGCTCACCGAGCTCCGGCCAACGGAACTGTTCGACCGCGCCGTGGTAGTCCTCGCGGAGCTCGATCAACTGGTTTCTGGCCTCCCGGAACCTCGTTGTCGCGGTGGACTCGGGCATCGTCGTTACTCCTTCGGTCGCCCAGCGCGACGGGATCGGGAAATGTCTGGGAAAAACCTGACTGTACTGATGGCCACCCTAAGTCAACCCCCGCCATCCTGTCCCGGAATCGGCTGGACCACCGCATAGTCTCACAGCGTGTTGCCCCAGACCCCGGCGCCGACAATCGCAGCTGACCGAGGAAGAACTCCATGAACTCTCGCCCGACATCCGAACAGGCATGCTTCGACGCTGCATACTGGCTCGATGAGATGCGGGGCGAGGCGAGCATCCGTCTGGTAGAGAGAATTGCCGAGGCCGACCACGGCGCGTTCTCAGACTTCTACGACCTGACATCGGCTCGTGTCTTCGGCATCGTGCGTGCACTGGTGCCAGACGTGAGCCTCTCAGAGCAACTCACACGCGAGATCTTCCTCGAGTTCTGGAAGAACGCGCCCCAGCACGCTGCGACGTTCGAGCCTCTGCGGTCGATTCTCCTGTTCACGCGCACCTGGGTCGACGATGCACTTGCGGCGCCGGGCAGGCTCTCCGCCTGAACCGCCCGGCGCCGCAGTGGGTCGACTCTAGATCGTGGCCGTGTCGATCACGAAGCGATAGCGCACGTCACTCTTCACGACCCGCTCGTATGCCTCGTCGACCATGCTTGCATCAATGACTTCGACGTCGGCACCCAGGCCGTGCTCGGCGCAGAAGTCGAGCATCTCCTGCGTCTCCCTGATGCCGCCGATGTTCGAGCCAGCGAGGCTTCGACGCCCACCCACGAGCGAGAAGACGTGGAACTGTTGCGTGTTCTCCGGCAGACCGACGAAGACCATCGAGCCGTCGAGCGTGAGCATTCGCAGGTAGGCGTCGAGGTCGAGGTCAGCCGAGACGGTGTTGATGATCAGGTCGAACCGGCCGCGGTTGGCCTTGAACGTCGCCGGGTCACTCGTGGCGAAGTAGTCGTCTGCGCCGAAGCGGAGTCCATCATCCTGCTTCGAAAGCGTCTGGCTCAGAACGGTGACCTCGGCACCCAGTGCGTGTGCGATCTTCACGCCCATGTGGCCGAGACCGCCCATTCCGACGATCGCCACCTTCTTGCCCGGGCCAGCGCCCCAGTGCTTCAGGGGGGAATACGTTGTGATGCCTGCGCACAGCAGAGGAGCTGCTTCGTCGAGCGAGATGCCCTCGGGGATGCTGAGCACGTAGTTCTCGTTGGCGACGATCCCGGTGCTGTATCCGCCGTAGGTCTCTTCGCCGGTGTATTCGCGGCCGTTGTACGTCGGGACGTTGCC includes the following:
- a CDS encoding NAD-dependent succinate-semialdehyde dehydrogenase, which translates into the protein MSLSESALVASIPTSLFIAGEWVGADGGKTLTVSNPANGEALTTIADASAADGMRALDAAVDAADSWAATAPRVRGEILRRTFDLVQQRKHDFALLMTLEMGKPLAEALGEVAYGSEFLRWFSEEAVRISGRYSLNPEGTGHAIVSQRPVGPSFLITPWNFPLAMATRKIAPALAAGCTVVVKPAELTPLTTLFLASILEEAGLPKGVVNVITTSTSRDVSGPIIADPRLRKLSFTGSTEVGRTLMKQAADGILRTSMELGGNAPFIVFGDADLDKAVDGAMIAKFRNIGQACTAANRFIVHESVAEEFASRIAKRVGAFVVGPGTEDGVTIGPLVDRKAVASTKSLVDDAVSKGATVLTGGHQIEGAGSFYEPTVLSGVTSDARMLKEEIFGPVLGIVTFTTDEEAIRLANATEYGLVSYAFTQDLARGHRLIDQLDTGMMGLNTGVVSNASAPFGGVKQSGIGREGGLEGIHEYLETKYTLVPVS
- a CDS encoding FdhF/YdeP family oxidoreductase, which translates into the protein METGAASGSEEYPDLRVGHAEDVAVGLPAIFHSMEPAIRQLGLTRTAQLFTSINQKDGFDCMSCAWPDPDERKALEFCENGAKAVTWEATPVTIPSSFWAETPVSELLTKSEYWLGMQGRLVEPVYKAKGSDHYVPVSWEKAFALVAEKLNSLDSPDQAAFYTSGRTANETAFVYQLFVRAFGTNNLPDCSNMCHESTGTALGETIGIGKSTIAYDDFENTDLIIIMGQNPGTNHPRMLTALEDAKRNGAKIVSVNPLPEAGLMRYKNPQTVRGIAGRGTTLSDQFLQIRSGGDMALLQAVGKRVLDAERERPGTVLDHEFLSAHTLGLEELQAHLANLDESEVLEATGLSSAEIDELAGRYIAADRVIITWAMGLTQHKKAVETLREIINLLLLRGNIGKPGAGASPIRGHSNVQGDRTMGVWEQMSDTFLDALQKEFGFDPPREHGTDSLKAIESMQRGEIKFWFSMGGNLVAAISDTAAAEAAMHGTEMTVQVSTKLNRSHAVVGEEALILPTMGRTEVDLQATGPQFMSVEDSVCAVHATHGRVAPVAPSLLSEISIVTRLARATLGDTVPIDWAGFERDYDVIRDHIGRVVPGFENFNAQVRRKGGFVLPNGPRDSRTFATATGKAMITVNHLEPLERPEGRLILQTLRSHDQYNTTIYSLNDRYRGIKNGRDVIFVNPDDIAELGLTDGQRVDIFSEWKDDADRVLRNYRVVSYPTAKGCAAAYFPEANVLIPLASAADRSNTPVSKAIVVRLEPVAR
- a CDS encoding DUF2252 domain-containing protein codes for the protein MTDLQETAEQSSPESEPEADASPPADAFDARRSAGREARKRVPRSSHAGWTAAPDRADPVELLEEQAVSRVPELVPIRYGRMLISPFTFYRGAALIMAADLSTTPNSGLITQLCGDAHLSNFGVFGTPERTLIFDINDFDETLPGPFEWDLKRLAASFEIAGRYREFSEADRRAITLAVTRAYRKRMRAAAEASVLESWYDRLDAEQLSDLTHRHQKADQVDSAIAKRTEAALAKARTRDSAHVFTKLVGVVDGRLKILANPPLIVPVEDLDTSERTLEEEQQNMKRLIERYQNTLIDQHHPIREFTYLHMARKVVGVGSVGTRAWVLLFEGRDAGDPLLLQAKEAQASVLERFLPPSIYQTHGERVVRGQRMMQSASDIFLGWHSLIGFDGIDRDFYLRQLHDWKGSVDVENMVVKGALIYAQVCGETLARAHARSGDRVAIAAYIGKGTEFDEAITSFATEYADQNEKDYDAFAAAVASGRLVAQSGL
- a CDS encoding molybdopterin molybdotransferase MoeA; its protein translation is MPPADLTPAHALGGGAPGEVQPAMGRQIEVAHNATGRTAQRSSLPWAEAYAAAAGAAEALPAEQIELSEAAGRVLAADVTAQHDVPHYASSAMDGWAVAGSGPWNVADPLGGHLGDATVDGQLRPGRALPIVTGALVPEGADAVLRSENGEVRAGHLTLNTAGISAGDPHPGQHIRPRAQEAREGDLVIARGTVVNPAHIAVAALCALDTLLVVRQPRVAFVFTGDEVDERGTPKPGRVRDTFGPQLPSGFRMLGALPLGSRRCPDDLEATIAAVAEASAGANLLVTTGGTGGSPADHLRSALRTLKARILIDGVAMRPGSPTLLARLPSGTFVICLPGNPLAAMMGVLTVAVPLVAALSGDLSVSSAPRSSRAVAGAALAGKAETTLLLPGTLLDGVATPNPWTGSGMMRGLAEADGVLVVPSDGIEAGEPVRVLKLPWPQR
- a CDS encoding bifunctional 2-polyprenyl-6-hydroxyphenol methylase/3-demethylubiquinol 3-O-methyltransferase UbiG; amino-acid sequence: MHEHSESSHAETVAAQPNNPQEFWEGHYGQRDQIWSGNPNPLLVREAERLPAGRALDLGCGEGADAVWLATQGWQVTAVDVSSTALERGRAAAVRASVDELIDWQQHDLGESFPDAEFDLVSAQFLQSPIPLDRERILQKALDSLAPGGSLLIVGHAEFPPWSKMAHAGEPLPSAQEVLDSLHLDPRGWVTKLCSEEPRSVVGPDGNRVTLVDSVVMVTRATPSPA
- the fdhD gene encoding formate dehydrogenase accessory sulfurtransferase FdhD translates to MGRITARRRVTRITVGEPARQREDLLAVEEPLEIRVGGRALAITMRTPGHDFELAAGFLVSEGVVAAQGEYNGARYCAGTNDDGENTFNVLDVTLGVGVPAPDPSLERNFYTTSSCGLCGKASIDAVRTRSRFDIADDATRIAAELLVGFPERLREHQGVFDKTGGLHAAGLFDAETGELLVVREDVGRHNAVDKVIGWALTEGLLPLRRTVLMVSGRASFELAQKASMAGIPILAAVSAPSSLAVELAAELGMTVVGFLRAPSMVVYSSPERIVVSPGGDAEHSVRPESELTNAVAL
- a CDS encoding DUF6457 domain-containing protein translates to MDFDCVVLAGGRSSRLNGYPKPSITVAGSSLLDRTLAAATDARQTVIVADPSTVPHVPGTLLVRENPPFSGPASALAAGLHALQQNTARPSEYTLVLACDMPGVGSAVQQLLRAAGGTCDATTEARNDGLIAIDGSGHPQHLLGLYRTAALISAITAAGGGPDASKGVAGLSMRSLLGPLTLKPVHLHDDSSDDIDTWADALRFRAQPGGPPRRSADPADHATDHAGTARSHVMSTPAVPSEGTDAGGTDVGGTDAGGTDAPKQADDQSAVLARWAQALCAELELGETPVDIDTILSLAGTAAHAVTRPAAPLTTYLVGFAAGRAAAQGTDVAEAFTGASDAARTLAESWAPPSDEPDASR